From Calditrichota bacterium, one genomic window encodes:
- a CDS encoding mercuric reductase, which translates to MSFPAHKLVWPEDTYNLELLSHVHPAEYVNPKPEGRYNLVVIGGGTAGLVTAVGAAGLGAKVALVERHLLGGDCLNVGCVPSKALIRAARAAHEIRRAAEFGLKVPSYEVEFAAVMERVRKLRARIAPVDGIESLKAKGVDVYIGDGKFVDSSTIEVGDRKLNFARAVIASGARAARPKIPGIEEVDPLTNENLFWLTELPKRLAVVGSGPIGAEMAQAFARLGSQVTIYDLNSRFMHHEDPDASEIVRKSMERDGVRFRLGVQKMTFAKRDGNKVVSCEMEGKSLEDYFDHILIGVGRAPNVEGMNLDKVGVEHDREGIHVNEMLRTTNRKILACGDVASKYKFTHAADALARLVIGNALFFSNAKASDLNIPWATYTDPEVAHVGVYETSEEANKFNTIKFELVHQDRAILDGADEGFIKVTHDKRGNIKGATIVSEHAGELIGEIVVAMNGEVNLSKIANSIHPYPTQSEMIKKCGDLYRKTLLTPSVAKTLNRILKWRR; encoded by the coding sequence ATGAGTTTCCCCGCACATAAGTTGGTGTGGCCGGAAGATACCTATAATCTCGAGCTACTCTCGCATGTTCATCCGGCGGAGTATGTCAATCCGAAACCTGAGGGCCGCTACAACTTGGTGGTAATTGGTGGAGGAACGGCGGGATTGGTGACGGCGGTCGGCGCAGCGGGACTGGGAGCCAAGGTCGCGCTTGTCGAACGGCATTTGCTGGGAGGAGATTGTCTTAATGTGGGATGCGTTCCATCCAAGGCTTTGATTCGCGCGGCGCGAGCGGCACACGAGATCAGACGCGCGGCAGAGTTTGGGCTTAAGGTACCGTCTTACGAAGTTGAATTTGCGGCAGTGATGGAGCGCGTGCGGAAACTTCGCGCGAGAATAGCTCCGGTGGACGGCATCGAATCCCTCAAGGCAAAAGGTGTGGACGTCTATATTGGCGACGGGAAATTTGTCGACTCGTCGACCATTGAAGTCGGCGACCGCAAATTGAATTTTGCGCGAGCGGTAATCGCCAGCGGCGCGCGCGCGGCGCGGCCGAAGATTCCGGGGATCGAAGAGGTCGACCCACTCACGAACGAGAATTTGTTTTGGCTGACTGAATTGCCAAAACGACTCGCAGTAGTCGGCTCGGGTCCGATCGGCGCGGAGATGGCACAGGCATTTGCGCGACTGGGAAGTCAGGTGACTATTTACGACCTCAACAGCCGTTTCATGCACCATGAAGATCCGGACGCAAGCGAAATCGTCCGCAAATCAATGGAACGTGACGGTGTCCGATTCCGGCTCGGTGTGCAGAAGATGACGTTCGCCAAGCGCGACGGGAACAAGGTGGTCTCATGCGAGATGGAAGGGAAATCACTGGAAGACTATTTTGATCACATTCTGATTGGAGTAGGCCGCGCACCGAATGTCGAAGGGATGAATCTTGACAAAGTTGGAGTGGAACACGACCGCGAGGGAATTCACGTCAACGAGATGCTGCGCACAACCAACCGCAAGATTCTCGCATGCGGCGACGTGGCCTCGAAATACAAGTTTACACATGCGGCGGACGCGTTGGCGAGACTTGTGATCGGCAACGCTTTGTTTTTCAGCAATGCAAAAGCCTCGGATTTGAATATTCCGTGGGCCACGTACACGGATCCGGAAGTGGCTCACGTCGGAGTTTATGAGACGTCGGAGGAAGCGAACAAGTTCAATACGATCAAGTTCGAGTTGGTACATCAAGACCGCGCGATTTTGGACGGCGCGGACGAAGGATTTATTAAAGTCACGCACGACAAGCGCGGCAACATCAAAGGCGCAACGATTGTATCGGAGCACGCAGGCGAACTGATCGGCGAAATCGTCGTGGCCATGAACGGCGAAGTGAACTTGAGCAAGATCGCCAATTCGATTCATCCCTATCCGACACAATCGGAGATGATCAAGAAGTGCGGAGACCTGTATCGCAAGACGTTGTTGACGCCGTCGGTGGCAAAAACATTAAATAGGATATTAAAGTGGAGAAGATAG
- a CDS encoding T9SS type A sorting domain-containing protein has translation MKKLYFFVLSLILVTAFVSQAEAHWVTKNGYEDYAHHAAGVPPVPTYTDGMPDFDQKQDAWMNSFNQWNWCGPVAVGNCLWWFDSKFEMIKGKSLPPGSIVRPPTVSDHYSLVHMLVAGADDHDPQNVIPYITLVGNQVPGGIGAAGITPPQMKQMIENYLALPQVSLYGHYTVRIIWQPTFEQIYEEVEQSQDVIVLLGFWQQNQAGMWQRFGGHYLTVAGVDSQNSMRTLSMSDPMRDAAEMGWPGVVWNGWLIPHIFPPPHAANIHNDAGNVSHDYYPIAGSGSPGGVISASEYGLDFGIEFWENFIGQNTPDPLQQFSAMYDPNLPVHTELEAIVVICPNFDYGDLGQDYPTIDIESCGPAHPLSDKAWLGDCVDAEIQPRIFNLDNCDDGVNFVNLPWTPGDVEQVDVFVSTGAHYQGESLYLNAWKDGNIDGDFDDIDMNDGIMDDEWVIQDQPVAAGLNSFAFVDPGPVQTGHWDPYDLVMRFRLTSQPVGRYGYGGFWAGGVSNGLGTYDIDWVLGEVEDYVLRDMQLAVELLSFAAIAGDRRIDLEWTTASEQDVDYFMLERSPDLIDWTDIAHAASQGNSGAPQYYDYLDLNVENGQQYVYRLSACDVNGAISLLATTSATPWPLGLPREFVLEQNYPNPFNSYTQIRYALPEDGHVRLLVYNMTGQIVKTLLDAYVHAGYYNVSFDATDLASGLYLYKLEAGPYTETRKMVLIR, from the coding sequence ATGAAAAAACTCTATTTTTTTGTGTTGAGCTTAATTCTCGTTACTGCTTTTGTCTCGCAGGCTGAAGCTCACTGGGTAACCAAGAACGGATATGAAGACTACGCGCATCACGCGGCCGGAGTGCCGCCGGTGCCGACTTACACCGACGGAATGCCGGATTTCGACCAAAAGCAAGACGCATGGATGAACAGTTTCAACCAATGGAATTGGTGCGGACCGGTCGCAGTCGGAAATTGTCTGTGGTGGTTTGACTCGAAGTTCGAGATGATCAAAGGCAAATCTCTTCCTCCGGGAAGTATCGTTCGTCCGCCAACGGTCAGCGACCACTACAGTCTGGTGCACATGCTCGTCGCGGGTGCTGACGATCATGATCCGCAAAACGTGATTCCTTATATTACGCTGGTCGGGAATCAAGTGCCGGGCGGAATCGGCGCGGCTGGGATCACGCCGCCGCAAATGAAACAAATGATTGAAAACTACCTTGCTTTGCCGCAAGTCAGTCTCTACGGCCACTACACGGTAAGAATTATTTGGCAACCGACGTTTGAGCAGATCTATGAGGAAGTTGAGCAGAGTCAAGACGTGATTGTGCTGCTCGGATTTTGGCAACAAAATCAAGCAGGAATGTGGCAGCGATTCGGCGGGCACTATTTGACCGTGGCAGGAGTGGATTCACAGAATTCAATGCGCACGCTGTCGATGAGCGATCCCATGCGCGACGCGGCGGAGATGGGATGGCCGGGAGTGGTTTGGAATGGTTGGTTGATTCCACACATCTTTCCGCCGCCTCACGCCGCGAACATACACAATGATGCGGGGAATGTGTCGCACGACTATTACCCGATCGCGGGATCGGGTTCGCCCGGCGGAGTAATTTCGGCATCCGAATACGGCCTTGACTTCGGAATTGAGTTTTGGGAAAACTTCATCGGGCAAAACACGCCCGATCCGCTGCAGCAGTTTTCGGCGATGTACGACCCGAATCTCCCGGTACACACGGAGCTTGAAGCGATTGTCGTGATTTGCCCGAACTTCGACTACGGTGATTTGGGTCAAGACTATCCGACGATTGACATCGAGTCGTGCGGACCGGCGCATCCGTTGTCGGACAAGGCATGGCTGGGCGATTGTGTCGACGCAGAGATTCAGCCGAGAATTTTCAATTTGGACAATTGTGACGACGGAGTGAATTTCGTGAATTTGCCGTGGACTCCGGGAGACGTGGAACAGGTGGACGTCTTTGTCTCCACCGGCGCACACTACCAAGGTGAATCATTGTACTTGAACGCATGGAAAGACGGCAACATCGACGGCGATTTTGACGACATCGACATGAACGACGGGATCATGGATGACGAATGGGTTATACAGGATCAGCCGGTGGCGGCGGGCCTAAACTCGTTTGCGTTCGTGGATCCGGGTCCGGTTCAAACTGGGCACTGGGATCCGTATGATTTGGTCATGCGTTTCCGCTTGACCAGCCAGCCCGTGGGGCGCTACGGCTACGGGGGATTTTGGGCCGGTGGTGTGTCGAACGGTCTCGGGACTTACGACATTGATTGGGTTCTCGGTGAAGTGGAAGACTACGTTCTCCGCGACATGCAGCTTGCCGTCGAGCTTTTGTCCTTCGCGGCAATCGCGGGCGACCGACGAATTGATTTGGAGTGGACCACTGCCAGCGAGCAAGACGTGGACTATTTCATGCTTGAACGCTCGCCGGACTTGATCGACTGGACGGATATCGCACATGCGGCAAGTCAAGGCAACAGCGGGGCACCACAATACTATGATTATCTCGATCTGAATGTCGAAAACGGACAACAGTATGTGTACAGGCTGAGTGCATGCGACGTGAACGGAGCCATTTCACTTCTTGCGACGACGTCCGCGACACCGTGGCCGTTGGGATTGCCGCGCGAGTTCGTTCTTGAGCAAAACTATCCGAATCCGTTCAACTCGTATACTCAAATTCGCTATGCTTTGCCTGAAGATGGACATGTCAGATTGCTGGTTTACAACATGACCGGCCAGATTGTGAAAACGCTGCTTGACGCGTATGTTCATGCCGGGTACTACAACGTCTCGTTTGATGCGACCGATCTTGCGAGCGGGTTGTACTTGTACAAGCTTGAGGCCGGACCTTACACAGAGACCCGCAAGATGGTATTGATCAGATAA
- a CDS encoding tetratricopeptide repeat protein, which produces MQKIFLSILLIALTLGLLSSCSTRDKSKIPITTKSSQARALFEEGMALCDRFHHDEARQCMEEAIEIDPEFALGYLGLACSDLRRGAQYASLQQADDLARPMIRKAPPSILLGVSVLGNEDEDFLGRAGQLLDKVSTAERLWINGLRLSAEGDRSGAVNSFVGLAMMYPQDPLAHRLLGDCYLRFGMPDSAIASYERALAIDSSMAIVYNMLGYEYQAVGRKQDAEQMFAKYAELLPEEPNPQDSYAEFLLRDGRYEESLDLYRKALELDPGFTNSRVGAATDLALMEKYSEALAELDPKMDIARTGQDRLAIEGAKAVTYAYAHDLKKCLTTFKKRGETIDIELEPVDAAYNYDICGEIYAYEGKQRDAEEMFKTSLAIIRSSDLPKAVKEQYEIYHRIRRSIYIDLPAGDVDRAERQLQQLEYKTGTMSDLVTKAALESALHILRGMIAFDQKDYELAADEFKLTRDPSAEVSYYLGMCCEKLGDTEGAADCYRKAMVVRKLLDLPHALYFSKAEAALGRVEPPIA; this is translated from the coding sequence ATGCAGAAGATATTCCTTTCCATATTGCTCATCGCACTGACTCTCGGGCTGCTGTCGAGCTGTTCTACGCGGGACAAATCAAAGATCCCGATCACCACAAAGTCGTCGCAGGCGCGGGCGTTGTTTGAAGAAGGCATGGCGCTGTGCGACCGCTTCCACCATGACGAAGCCCGTCAATGTATGGAGGAAGCCATCGAGATCGATCCGGAGTTCGCTTTGGGATACCTTGGACTTGCCTGTTCGGATTTGCGGCGCGGCGCACAGTATGCTTCTCTGCAGCAGGCCGACGATCTGGCGCGCCCGATGATTCGCAAGGCTCCTCCGAGTATTTTGCTGGGCGTATCCGTGTTAGGGAATGAAGACGAGGACTTTCTCGGTCGAGCGGGACAATTGCTTGACAAAGTTTCCACGGCGGAAAGGTTGTGGATAAACGGACTGAGATTGTCCGCTGAAGGCGACAGATCGGGAGCGGTGAACAGCTTCGTTGGACTGGCGATGATGTACCCGCAGGACCCGCTTGCACACCGCTTGTTGGGCGACTGTTATTTGAGATTCGGAATGCCGGACAGTGCGATAGCCTCCTACGAGCGGGCACTGGCTATTGATTCGTCCATGGCGATCGTCTACAACATGCTGGGATACGAGTATCAAGCCGTGGGGCGCAAACAAGATGCGGAGCAGATGTTCGCAAAATACGCGGAGCTGCTTCCCGAGGAGCCGAATCCGCAGGACTCATACGCGGAGTTTCTTTTGCGCGACGGCCGCTACGAAGAATCGCTCGACCTCTATCGGAAAGCTCTCGAGTTGGATCCGGGTTTCACAAATTCGCGAGTCGGTGCGGCAACGGATCTTGCATTGATGGAGAAATACAGTGAGGCGTTGGCGGAGCTTGATCCGAAGATGGACATTGCGAGAACTGGGCAAGACCGGTTGGCGATTGAAGGAGCAAAAGCCGTAACCTATGCATACGCGCATGATTTGAAGAAGTGCCTGACGACATTCAAGAAACGCGGAGAAACAATAGACATCGAACTCGAACCGGTTGACGCGGCGTACAATTACGACATTTGCGGCGAGATTTACGCGTACGAAGGCAAGCAACGGGACGCCGAGGAGATGTTTAAGACTTCGTTGGCAATTATTCGGTCTTCCGATCTTCCGAAAGCAGTCAAGGAGCAGTACGAAATCTATCATCGTATCCGGCGCAGTATCTATATCGATTTGCCCGCCGGAGATGTGGACCGTGCCGAGCGGCAATTGCAGCAACTTGAGTACAAAACGGGTACAATGTCTGACCTCGTGACCAAGGCCGCTTTGGAATCGGCATTGCACATTCTGCGGGGGATGATTGCCTTCGACCAGAAGGATTACGAATTAGCCGCGGACGAGTTCAAGCTGACGCGCGATCCTTCCGCCGAGGTCTCGTACTATCTTGGCATGTGCTGTGAAAAATTGGGAGACACGGAAGGAGCTGCGGACTGCTACCGGAAGGCTATGGTGGTGCGAAAGCTGCTGGACCTGCCGCACGCGCTGTATTTTTCAAAGGCGGAAGCGGCCCTGGGACGCGTCGAGCCTCCGATTGCATAG
- a CDS encoding lamin tail domain-containing protein — protein sequence MRRFLMILAAMLMVASLGFAQVPGSVVITEVMYDDTASTDAEWVEIHNTTSAAIDISGWVLLDDSVYPADGGEGAIQVPDATILGADEYAVLCRVDLPEITGEILCTQITNTWTLGNSGDNLGLYSAADGGVLIDGSLTVSYPDLAGTNAGNSIEKCDPNSLWTGDAAAWHESTNEFATSGRYRHCTPGFANSMCDDTDPPTIASCLALSATEIDVLFSENVEEVTAETEAYYVITPGGFSPDTVKRDETNFSLVHLIFASHLPNNSYTVTVNGVEDMFGNAAENAVCDFTVNISVQPCDVVITEIMYDDTASTDAEWVEIYNRTTLPIDISGWVLTDDNVYPGDGGEGVIEVPSGTILLGHQYAVLCKVDLPEITGEIICTQITGSWGLGNSGDNLALFTAAVDGQLVDGSLTEFYPDLSSSNQGNSIEKCDQSSCWSSDPADWTECLIEFATVGQYRHCTPNMTPGFCCNDPATTSIAVEVAGPPTWSYLVRLHSGCISQVAFTNFCAGTFGSVSDRALALGWSVLPDGDGNDGDSIIFVGPGTPLDAPDSLTGINLHHPSCAALVNWSAGENSGTIDGPLPVEFGSFSAVAGNGEVALSWNTASEEDMDKFEIRRDGQMIANITATNNASGSTYNFTDNTVTNDVTYSYELTGVSLNGEREVLATASATPSSGASVVSEFALYQNFPNPFNPETSIRFDLAEASNVTLTIFNIAGQEVATLVNGNMNAGAHTVSFDGANLTSGVYLYRLTAGEFTSTMKMMLLK from the coding sequence ATGAGACGTTTCTTGATGATTTTGGCGGCCATGCTGATGGTCGCTTCATTGGGGTTTGCACAGGTGCCGGGCTCGGTGGTGATCACCGAAGTCATGTACGACGACACGGCCTCGACGGACGCAGAGTGGGTTGAAATTCACAACACGACGAGCGCGGCCATCGACATTTCGGGCTGGGTTCTGTTGGATGACAGCGTTTACCCCGCGGATGGCGGCGAAGGTGCAATTCAGGTACCCGATGCGACGATTCTTGGTGCGGATGAGTACGCAGTGCTCTGCCGCGTTGATCTTCCCGAAATTACGGGCGAAATTCTTTGCACTCAAATCACGAACACTTGGACGCTGGGCAATAGCGGCGACAATCTTGGCCTGTACAGTGCCGCAGACGGCGGGGTTCTGATTGACGGTTCTCTGACGGTCAGCTACCCGGACCTTGCTGGCACGAATGCCGGCAACTCGATTGAAAAGTGTGATCCGAACTCTTTGTGGACGGGCGACGCCGCGGCGTGGCACGAATCGACCAATGAGTTTGCGACGAGCGGCCGCTACCGTCATTGCACGCCGGGCTTTGCCAACAGCATGTGCGATGACACGGATCCGCCGACGATCGCGTCTTGCTTGGCACTTTCGGCTACGGAAATCGACGTGCTTTTCAGCGAAAACGTTGAAGAAGTTACCGCTGAAACCGAAGCCTATTATGTCATTACCCCGGGTGGATTTTCGCCGGACACGGTGAAGCGCGACGAAACGAACTTCTCGCTTGTGCATTTGATCTTTGCATCGCACCTGCCCAACAATTCTTACACCGTGACCGTGAACGGCGTGGAAGACATGTTCGGCAATGCCGCTGAAAACGCAGTTTGCGATTTTACGGTGAACATTTCCGTCCAGCCGTGCGACGTGGTGATCACGGAAATTATGTATGACGACACGGCTTCGACGGATGCGGAGTGGGTTGAAATTTACAACAGAACAACGCTTCCGATCGACATTTCCGGTTGGGTGCTGACCGACGATAACGTTTACCCCGGCGACGGCGGCGAAGGCGTCATCGAAGTACCGAGCGGCACGATTTTGCTCGGCCATCAATACGCCGTTCTTTGCAAGGTTGATCTGCCGGAAATCACGGGGGAGATCATCTGCACGCAGATCACCGGTTCGTGGGGATTGGGCAACAGCGGCGACAACCTCGCTCTGTTCACGGCGGCGGTCGACGGCCAGTTGGTGGACGGTTCTTTAACTGAGTTCTATCCTGACCTGTCTTCGAGCAATCAGGGCAACTCGATTGAAAAGTGTGATCAATCGTCTTGCTGGTCAAGCGATCCTGCGGACTGGACCGAATGTTTGATTGAGTTTGCGACGGTAGGTCAGTATCGTCACTGCACGCCGAATATGACACCGGGTTTCTGCTGTAACGATCCGGCGACGACTTCTATTGCAGTTGAAGTTGCAGGACCGCCGACGTGGTCTTACTTGGTTCGTTTGCACAGCGGCTGCATCAGCCAAGTTGCATTTACGAATTTCTGCGCAGGTACGTTCGGTTCGGTGTCCGATAGAGCGTTGGCCCTCGGCTGGTCAGTGCTTCCGGACGGTGACGGCAACGACGGCGACTCGATTATTTTTGTCGGCCCGGGTACTCCGCTCGATGCTCCCGACTCTTTGACGGGAATTAATCTGCACCACCCGTCCTGCGCGGCACTGGTAAATTGGAGCGCTGGCGAAAACTCCGGCACAATCGACGGTCCTCTGCCGGTTGAGTTTGGGTCGTTCAGCGCAGTGGCCGGAAACGGCGAAGTTGCGCTGTCGTGGAACACGGCTTCGGAAGAAGATATGGACAAGTTCGAAATTCGCCGCGACGGCCAGATGATTGCAAACATCACCGCGACGAACAACGCTTCGGGTTCGACCTACAACTTCACGGACAACACGGTGACGAACGACGTGACCTATTCCTACGAACTGACGGGTGTTTCGCTGAACGGCGAGCGCGAAGTATTGGCGACGGCTTCGGCCACGCCGAGCAGCGGCGCATCGGTGGTGAGCGAATTTGCTCTGTATCAGAACTTCCCGAATCCGTTCAACCCGGAAACGTCGATCCGTTTCGACTTGGCCGAAGCCTCGAACGTGACTTTGACGATTTTCAACATCGCAGGTCAGGAAGTTGCGACCTTGGTGAACGGCAACATGAACGCGGGCGCGCACACCGTCAGCTTTGACGGCGCGAACCTGACGTCTGGTGTGTATCTCTACCGTTTGACGGCGGGCGAGTTCACGTCGACGATGAAGATGATGCTTCTAAAATAG
- a CDS encoding lysophospholipid acyltransferase family protein — protein sequence MDARPTRLFTVAPSRNGTLTMKAANMAASVVDHVFSFPKVDNLYRSISDRETGSSFCRNIMRELDLKIQVSESDLARVPTGGPAVVVANHPFGLLDPMILYATLRELRPDVKVITNYMLSKVKELHDFCIFVDPFGGPQAQKQNAKAVREALDWLRGGGMVVMFPAGEVAALTSRNWQVTEPDWNISCARFARKTGAAVVPVLFKGTNCPVFHLAGLVHPRLRTALLPHELVNKRNMEIRLAIGHPIVSDTVRSFLTDEEATSYFRQRTFHLKNRWKFRPLTTMMQALPQKAMPDVAEHPNADVVVNEVRDLPREAVMLEAGDFKVYCASAKQIPNVLTEIGRQRELTFRETGEGSGLALDLDDFDQEYLHLFVWNHAEEELVGAYRLGPTDRIKRQSGLYVQTLFKIHPRLLDQLRPGLELGRSFVRTKYQRTSSALAMLWKGLAKYVSMNPRYQLLFGPVSISKDYEAASRQMIVRFLEQHHYDPLSAVWVKARNPFRKMDALPFTGRLPMLAPSTIGELSDLVSDLENDGKGVPVLIREYLRLGGKVMGFNVDSNFSDVVDGLILVDLTKTPKRTLDRYMGHAEAVAFREYHRKVTTGGLSKLLAA from the coding sequence ATGGACGCGAGACCGACCCGACTCTTCACCGTGGCTCCCAGCCGCAACGGAACGCTAACCATGAAAGCCGCCAATATGGCGGCGTCGGTGGTGGATCATGTGTTCTCGTTTCCCAAAGTGGACAATCTATACCGTTCGATTTCAGACCGCGAAACGGGATCGAGTTTTTGCCGAAACATCATGCGGGAGTTGGACCTGAAAATTCAGGTTTCGGAATCGGATTTAGCGCGCGTACCGACGGGTGGACCGGCCGTAGTAGTGGCAAATCATCCGTTCGGACTATTAGATCCTATGATTCTTTATGCAACGCTGCGCGAATTGCGGCCGGACGTGAAGGTAATCACCAACTACATGCTCTCGAAGGTCAAGGAGCTGCATGACTTTTGTATTTTTGTCGATCCGTTCGGTGGTCCGCAAGCTCAAAAGCAAAACGCGAAAGCCGTTAGAGAGGCTCTCGACTGGCTGCGCGGCGGCGGCATGGTGGTGATGTTTCCCGCCGGAGAAGTGGCCGCTCTGACCAGCCGCAACTGGCAAGTGACGGAACCTGACTGGAATATTTCGTGTGCGAGATTCGCGCGCAAGACGGGCGCGGCCGTGGTGCCGGTGCTGTTCAAAGGCACGAACTGTCCGGTTTTTCATTTAGCAGGGTTGGTACATCCGAGATTGCGAACGGCGCTGTTGCCGCACGAGTTAGTGAACAAACGCAATATGGAAATCCGTTTGGCGATTGGTCATCCGATTGTTTCGGATACCGTCCGCTCGTTTCTGACCGATGAAGAAGCCACGTCGTATTTCAGGCAACGCACATTTCATTTGAAGAACCGTTGGAAATTCCGTCCTCTGACGACCATGATGCAAGCACTTCCGCAGAAAGCGATGCCGGACGTTGCGGAACATCCGAACGCGGACGTAGTGGTCAACGAAGTCCGCGATCTTCCGCGCGAAGCCGTGATGTTGGAAGCCGGTGATTTCAAAGTTTATTGCGCATCGGCAAAACAGATTCCCAACGTGTTGACCGAGATCGGCCGCCAAAGAGAATTGACGTTCCGCGAAACCGGCGAAGGCAGCGGACTCGCGCTTGACCTCGATGATTTCGATCAAGAGTATCTGCATCTGTTTGTTTGGAATCATGCCGAGGAAGAATTGGTGGGCGCTTACAGGCTGGGACCGACAGACCGGATCAAACGACAGAGCGGACTGTACGTACAGACGCTCTTCAAGATTCATCCGCGACTGCTCGACCAGCTTCGACCGGGTTTGGAATTAGGCAGAAGTTTCGTGCGCACGAAATACCAGCGCACGTCTTCCGCACTTGCGATGTTGTGGAAGGGACTGGCGAAATACGTGAGCATGAATCCGAGATATCAGTTGCTTTTCGGTCCGGTTTCCATCAGCAAAGATTACGAAGCGGCTTCGCGGCAGATGATCGTGAGATTTTTGGAGCAGCATCACTACGATCCGCTAAGTGCAGTTTGGGTGAAGGCGCGCAATCCCTTCCGCAAGATGGACGCGCTGCCGTTTACGGGCCGGTTGCCGATGTTGGCTCCTTCAACAATCGGTGAACTCTCCGATTTGGTTTCGGATTTGGAAAACGACGGCAAGGGAGTGCCCGTCCTGATTCGCGAGTATTTGCGATTGGGCGGAAAGGTGATGGGCTTTAATGTCGATTCGAACTTCAGCGACGTGGTGGATGGGCTGATTCTGGTTGATCTCACAAAAACTCCCAAGCGCACCCTTGACCGCTACATGGGACATGCGGAAGCGGTGGCTTTCCGTGAGTATCACCGCAAGGTTACAACTGGGGGATTGTCGAAATTGTTAGCGGCGTAA
- a CDS encoding Ig-like domain-containing protein, translating to MLARLIWFAVFAMMIVSGCEDQCNDCDWKPDQEIGSIEVSFGYSEDTLDMTGVGEVLPFIVMVRNRDGTPLPGIKTYLSLSNPNFGVVEYTNPNLGDTTNSNGVVLCVFRTYGQFGTQSIRASAGQYTDIQTIAIHDYSGSVNALSLLATPSILEADNDGIALSTISATVVNEFNQGIPGRTVEFTVNGGELTEAPPTDSNGRTQCYWIADHLCGEYMVSARAGSIADSVRITVSCNPGVPYFYVSTATTFVEADSSEEVEVLVAAVLRNSVYEGVPDALILVSTTGGTVPQSLHTNGAGVCTFVWQFADEFGIFRLFAEYEPWALRDTLLIEIRHTP from the coding sequence ATGCTTGCACGTTTGATTTGGTTCGCGGTTTTTGCAATGATGATCGTGTCAGGGTGTGAGGATCAATGCAACGACTGCGACTGGAAACCTGATCAGGAAATCGGATCAATCGAAGTCAGTTTTGGTTATTCCGAAGACACGCTGGACATGACCGGCGTTGGTGAAGTCTTGCCCTTTATTGTCATGGTCCGAAATCGAGACGGAACTCCGCTCCCCGGTATCAAGACTTACCTTTCGCTGTCCAATCCAAACTTCGGAGTAGTTGAATACACCAATCCCAATTTGGGCGACACGACAAACTCCAATGGCGTCGTGCTCTGTGTCTTCAGAACCTACGGGCAATTCGGCACCCAGAGTATAAGGGCCTCGGCAGGCCAATACACGGACATCCAGACAATCGCTATCCACGACTACAGTGGATCTGTCAACGCGCTGTCATTACTTGCGACGCCATCTATTCTTGAAGCGGACAACGACGGAATCGCGCTATCCACAATTTCAGCAACAGTCGTCAACGAATTCAATCAAGGAATTCCGGGACGGACCGTAGAATTCACTGTCAACGGGGGAGAATTGACGGAGGCTCCTCCGACAGATTCTAACGGCAGGACACAATGCTATTGGATTGCGGATCACCTATGCGGGGAGTACATGGTTTCGGCGCGTGCTGGGTCTATTGCGGATTCCGTTCGGATTACTGTTTCCTGCAATCCCGGTGTGCCTTATTTCTACGTTTCAACTGCAACAACTTTTGTCGAAGCGGATTCGTCGGAGGAAGTTGAAGTTCTGGTCGCCGCAGTCTTGAGAAACAGCGTCTACGAGGGCGTGCCAGACGCTCTCATTCTCGTGTCAACAACCGGCGGCACTGTTCCGCAATCACTGCACACGAACGGCGCGGGAGTTTGTACATTTGTTTGGCAATTCGCGGACGAATTCGGCATTTTTAGACTCTTTGCCGAATACGAACCGTGGGCGTTGCGGGATACTCTATTGATCGAGATTCGCCATACACCCTAA